The following proteins come from a genomic window of Micromonospora echinofusca:
- a CDS encoding YibE/F family protein translates to MGADHTRPVPSAPPRVRRILVATVVPLFVATLIAALVLWPWDAPDPAAGTEPPRHHGTVTRVVTEPCPPAPEVPEGSPDAPRGPCGTVTVRVEDGPDAGQQVQTPVPAGPGAPTVAVDDEIILVELIDPADPTASSYNIAEHQRGKPLVWLVALFAAAIVAFGRWRGLAALAGLAASFAILLTFVLPGISAGSPPLLVAVVGAALIMFVVLYLTHGVTAQTSVAVLGTLGSLVLTGVLGTIATAATHLTGFGSEDATTLSMYQADVDLHGLLLAGIIIGSLGVLDDVTVTQAATVTELAHANPGLSRRQLYRAATRVGRAHIASTVNTIVLAYAGASLPVLLLLTADSRAVTQLLTSEFLAQEIVRSAVATLGLIAAVPLTTGLAALVTTAGRRAGEPTDRAAPAPTPRPAADRAEALEALSGPRGDVPSAAPAGWPDHNRRTDTAW, encoded by the coding sequence TTGGGCGCCGACCACACCCGTCCCGTTCCGTCCGCCCCGCCGAGGGTGCGGCGGATCCTCGTCGCGACGGTGGTGCCCCTCTTCGTCGCCACGCTGATCGCCGCCCTGGTGCTGTGGCCGTGGGACGCGCCCGACCCGGCGGCCGGCACCGAGCCACCCCGCCACCACGGCACCGTGACCCGGGTGGTGACGGAGCCGTGCCCGCCGGCCCCGGAGGTGCCGGAGGGAAGCCCCGACGCCCCGCGGGGCCCCTGCGGCACCGTCACCGTACGGGTCGAGGACGGCCCCGACGCCGGCCAGCAGGTCCAGACGCCGGTCCCGGCCGGCCCCGGTGCGCCGACCGTCGCCGTGGACGACGAGATCATCCTGGTCGAGCTCATCGACCCCGCCGATCCCACCGCCAGCTCCTACAACATCGCGGAGCACCAGCGCGGCAAGCCGCTGGTCTGGCTGGTGGCGCTCTTCGCGGCCGCGATCGTCGCCTTCGGGCGGTGGCGAGGGCTGGCCGCGCTGGCCGGCCTGGCGGCGAGCTTCGCCATCCTGCTGACCTTCGTGCTGCCGGGCATCAGCGCCGGGAGCCCCCCGCTCCTGGTCGCGGTCGTCGGCGCCGCCCTGATCATGTTCGTGGTGCTCTACCTGACCCACGGCGTGACCGCGCAGACCTCGGTCGCCGTACTCGGCACGTTGGGCAGCCTGGTGCTGACCGGCGTCCTCGGCACCATCGCCACCGCCGCGACCCACCTGACCGGCTTCGGCTCCGAGGACGCCACCACGCTGTCGATGTACCAGGCCGACGTCGACCTGCACGGGCTGCTGCTGGCCGGGATCATCATCGGCTCCCTCGGGGTGCTCGACGACGTCACGGTCACCCAGGCCGCCACCGTCACCGAGCTGGCGCACGCCAACCCGGGCCTGTCCCGCAGGCAGCTCTACCGGGCGGCGACCCGGGTCGGGCGGGCGCACATCGCCTCGACGGTGAACACGATCGTGCTGGCGTACGCCGGCGCCTCGCTGCCGGTGCTGCTCCTGCTCACCGCCGACTCGCGGGCGGTGACCCAGCTTCTCACCAGCGAGTTCCTCGCCCAGGAGATCGTCCGCAGCGCGGTCGCCACCCTCGGGCTGATCGCCGCCGTGCCGCTGACCACCGGTCTGGCGGCCCTGGTGACCACGGCGGGCCGGCGGGCCGGGGAGCCCACCGACCGCGCGGCCCCCGCGCCGACGCCTCGGCCGGCGGCCGACCGGGCCGAGGCGCTGGAGGCGCTCAGCGGGCCGCGCGGAGACGTGCCGTCCGCCGCTCCCGCCGGATGGCCCGACCACAACAGGAGAACGGACACCGCATGGTGA